The Populus trichocarpa isolate Nisqually-1 chromosome 11, P.trichocarpa_v4.1, whole genome shotgun sequence genome has a segment encoding these proteins:
- the LOC7485529 gene encoding jasmonate-induced oxygenase 1: MDFQMMRVQSLSEGGIAEVPAQYIQPPEERPPISDDLTIIDNSDEENVPMIDVFGFDSEQRDTVCKLIGDACAQWGAFHITNHGVPFELLDQIRGVGLSFFKDCPDKDKLKYACDPNSPASQGYGSKMLRPEAEAEAEAEAETSTVLDWRDYFDHHTLPLSRRDPSRWPHFPSNYRQVVAHYSDELKLVAQKLLGLISESLGLPTSCIEDAVGEFYQNITISYYPACPQPHLTLGLQSHSDMGAITLLIQDHVGGLQIFKDSRWITVHPQSHAILVILADQMEIITNGKYRSAQHRAITNSSSPRLSVATFHDPAKTVKISPAFELTSNSSPPKYREVKYGDYVSSWYTKGPKGKRNIDALLINS; the protein is encoded by the exons atggATTTTCAGATGATGAGAGTGCAAAGCCTCTCTGAAGGGGGCATAGCAGAGGTGCCAGCCCAATATATCCAGCCCCCTGAGGAACGACCGCCCATTAGTGATGACCTCACAATAATAGATAACAGTGATGAAGAAAATGTCCCCATGATTGATGTTTTTGGGTTCGACTCGGAGCAGAGGGATACTGTTTGCAAACTAATTGGTGATGCCTGCGCCCAATGGGGCGCCTTCCATATTACCAACCATGGAGTTCCATTTGAGTTGCTGGACCAGATTAGGGGCGTAGGGTTATCTTTCTTTAAAGACTGCCCCGACAAAGATAAGCTCAAATATGCCTGTGATCCCAATTCTCCTGCTTCTCAGGGGTATGGCTCTAAGATGCTGCGCCCTGAAGCTGAAGCTGAAGCTGAAGCTGAAGCTGAAACCTCAACTGTTTTGGACTGGAGGGACTACTTCGATCACCATACCCTACCACTCTCTCGCCGTGACCCTTCTCGCTGGCCCCACTTCCCTTCCAATTACAGGCAAGTTGTGGCACATTATAGTGATGAGCTCAAATTGGTTGCACAGAAGCTGCTGGGGCTTATATCAGAGTCTCTGGGACTGCCAACTTCTTGCATTGAGGATGCTGTCGGggaattttatcaaaacattaCTATAAGCTACTACCCTGCTTGTCCTCAACCGCATCTTACACTGGGTCTTCAGTCCCATTCTGATATGGGTGCCATCACACTTCTCATCCAAGACCATGTCGGGGGCCTTCAGATTTTCAAAGACTCTCGGTGGATCACTGTCCATCCTCAATCTCATGCTATTCTTGTTATATTGGCTGACCAAATGGAG ATTATAACCAATGGGAAGTATAGGAGTGCTCAACATCGAGCCATTACAAATTCCAGCAGTCCACGGCTCTCAGTTGCCACCTTTCATGACCCGGCCAAGACGGTGAAAATATCCCCTGCTTTTGAGCTAACTAGCAACTCATCCCCGCCCAAGTACCGTGAAGTTAAGTATGGAGATTATGTGTCATCATGGTATACCAAAGGCCCAAAGGGGAAACGGAACATCGATGCCCTCCTCATCAATAGTTAG